From one Pseudomonadota bacterium genomic stretch:
- a CDS encoding alpha/beta hydrolase: MPFETINNLKIYYEVHGEGEAVIFMHHGFGCTRIWNSIYPRFTAQGYRVVMYDRRGYGRSERGDDFQQFYESDRYRPESLEELKIIKENFGIKECHLVGQCEGGVIGVDYAIRYPNEVKTLTTASTQCYSDVPMTELNAIKFGKKYAYLEAELQAKMIGWHGEAAEINYNQFTKYGGAYGKDYFDLRPILPLVACPTMVLYPDRSAIFDVEQAVAFYRYLPKGELAVFPKCGHNTYEQKPEDYARTVLDFITRNTKGEDSRPRPAMTCLA; encoded by the coding sequence ATGCCGTTTGAAACGATAAACAATCTAAAAATTTATTATGAAGTCCACGGTGAAGGTGAAGCTGTTATATTTATGCATCATGGCTTCGGCTGTACAAGGATATGGAATTCGATCTATCCACGTTTTACTGCACAGGGCTATAGGGTGGTAATGTATGACCGCCGGGGTTATGGCCGGTCAGAAAGAGGCGATGATTTTCAGCAATTTTATGAAAGCGACCGATACCGGCCGGAAAGTCTGGAAGAACTGAAAATAATAAAAGAAAACTTCGGTATTAAGGAATGCCATTTAGTAGGGCAATGTGAAGGCGGCGTTATAGGTGTAGACTATGCTATCCGGTATCCGAATGAAGTTAAAACTCTGACTACTGCCAGCACCCAGTGTTATAGCGATGTGCCTATGACCGAACTCAATGCTATAAAGTTTGGAAAAAAATATGCATACCTTGAAGCAGAATTGCAAGCTAAGATGATCGGATGGCACGGGGAAGCTGCTGAAATTAATTACAACCAATTCACCAAGTATGGTGGTGCTTACGGTAAGGACTATTTTGATCTGCGGCCTATCCTGCCGCTTGTTGCCTGCCCCACCATGGTATTGTATCCTGACCGGAGTGCAATTTTTGACGTAGAACAGGCTGTTGCTTTTTACCGTTATTTACCAAAGGGGGAGTTGGCTGTTTTTCCGAAATGCGGTCACAATACCTATGAACAAAAGCCGGAAGACTATGCACGTACCGTCCTGGATTTTATTACCAGAAATACAAAAGGCGAGGATTCAAGGCCACGTCCGGCTATGACATGCCTGGCGTAA